In Candidatus Hydrogenedentota bacterium, the genomic window TCTTCTCCGCCGGTTGCGTTGCGGAGCCATGATACCCGAAATCCCGCGGCAGGTATCGCGCGGCGAAGACAGGTCTTACCCATCTACCGGTTCTCAGGGGGAATGGGGCGGCGGTTGCGGACCGTCTCCGCAGCCGGCGGGGGTTGCGCGGAACGTCCACAGCCGATATTCTGGCGCGTGGTGAGGCCCGTTGGCTCTGTCTTGCGGATACCCGCTTCCCGGTTGCAGGGGCGGCGCCGGGGACGTCAAAGAACAAGAGGATAGGAGCATTCCATGAACGCCAAATCTCTGTTAACGCTTCTGGTCATTGTGTGCGCAACCGCGTATGCCGGGGAACAGGCGGTCCTGACCGTTTGGACGCCGCCGCCGCTCGCCAAGGTGTTGCGCGACGCGGTTCCGCCTCCCGAGGGACCCCAGCCGCTGCTTATCCAGGGTGCGCGCAACGAAACGGCCAGCGCACAGGCGGCCGTGCGGCCGGCGGCCGATATCGAGGCGGCCGGCGTGTCCATCACGGACCTGAAGCACCGGGAGACGGGCGCGGTAATCCCCGCGGGGGCCGTGACGCTGCAGTGGGAGCGCTACATTGCCATCGATCGCAACTCGGAAGGGCTGCCCGAAGATGAACTTGTGGCGAAAGCGCCCAACAGCATCCCGGACCCGTTCTGGGAGGGCGCGAGCATCCCGCTGAAGGCTGGGGAGTCCCAGGCCGTCTGGCTCGAGGCGCATATTCCCGAAGACGCGGCGCCTGGCGATTATGAGGGTGTGTTGGCGGTTACGGCGGGCGATATTTCGGCCCAATTGCCTGTTATCCTGCACGTCTGGAACTTCGCCATGCCCAGCGAGCGGCATCTCTCGGTTGTGAACTGGTGGCGTTTTCCTGGATTAGGGTTCGAGGACAAGATTCCCGCGTATTCCGACGAGTACTACCGGTTTCTGGGCGAATGCTGCACGTTTCTGGCGGCCCACCGCCAGACCGACATCCAGTCTTCGCTGAGCGAACTGGTACAGGAGGTCAAGCAGGCCGACGGGGCCGTTGGGTATGACACCTCGCGTTTCGAGCGTTACGCGGCAACGGCGTTCGAGCACGGCATCCGCCAGATTCATCTGCACGCCGTGGGGCAGCTTGTTGGGCCGCACGTTTCCCCCGAGGGCCGCGCGGAGGCGGTCCCCGCGGCCATGAACCGCCTGCCCGCGCTCGAAGCCGTGATCCAGAAGAACGGATGGCAGGACCGGGTCGCCGTAAACATCGCCGACGAGCCGTTCATCAGTCACGAGCAGTCGTACGCGGCTGTCGTAGACCAGGTGCACAAGATGGCGCCGAGTGTGAAGGTGATCGAGGCGGTTGAAGCCGAATACTTCGGCGAACTCGATATCTACGTGCCCAAACTGAGCCATCTCAACCTCTGGTACCCGCGGTTTCAGGAAGTGCAGCGCGAAGGCAAGGAACTGTGGTTCTACACCTGCTGCCACCCCGTCGGGCGCTATCCCAACCGGTTCCTCGATCAATCGCTGCTGAAAGCCCGGGCGCTCCACTGGATCAACTACCTTTACGATCTCGACGGCTACCTTCATTGGGGCCTGAACCATTTTTACGGCGACGAGCCGTACACCCAGGAGGCGATCAGCCAGCGCCTGCCGCTTGGTGACCGCGCGATAGTCTATCCGGGCGAGAACGGGTTTCTCGGCTCCCTGCGGTTGAGCACCATGCGCGACGGGTTGCAGGATTTCGAGTACCTGTGGGTGCTCGAGGATGGGCTCCGTCAGCTCAAAGAACGCGTCGGCGAGGATGCGTTCTGGCTCGACCCGCGCCAGCGTCCCCTCGAACTGTGCCGCCGCGTGGTCCAATCGTTCTACGACCATACGCGCGACCCCGATGTGCTGATGAAAGCGCGGCGCGCGATCGCCGAAGAGATCGAAGCCCTGCAGAGCGCGCCCTTGCTCGTGGTCCAGACCTCGCCCCCCGAAAACACCTTCGTGCCGGCGGGCCCGCGGAACATCGGCGTGCGCGGCCTCGTGGCGCCCGGCGCATCGGTGACGGTCAACGGCAGCGCGGTTGCGGTTCGTGAAAGCGGATATTTCTGTATGACGCATTTCATGCCGGGGGACAAACCCGTCATTGCCGTCACCGTGGAGGAATCGGGCGAGCAGCGGTCAGCGGCGCGATCGTTTATACTGGAAAGAGAATAGCGCTGGGGAATTTCCGGACCAGAGGAAAAACAGAATGGCATACGCTCCGGAAGAGCATGCTGACTCGCTGCGCCGGGAAGCCGATGCGCTTCTGGAATGGTCGGGCCTGGATGGCGTGCTCCGTGGACACGGGCAGGTTCATCTCACCGGCAGCTACGCTCTCGAGCTGATGGCGTGGCGCGACCTCGATATCCACATGGTATTGTTTGAAATATGGGACCCACTCGATGCCATCTTCTCCCTCGGCCACCAGATAGCCAAACTGCCCGGCGTGATTCGCATGAGCTTCGGCAACCATCTTCGCAAACCGCGTCCCAAACTCCCCGTGGGCCTTTATTGGGGCGTTCGGATGCTGCATCCCGACAACGGCGAGGAGTGGAAGCTCGACATCTGGGCCGTGGACGAGGCCCAGATACGCCAGAATAAAGCGGTCATGGAGCGCATCCGGGCCGCGCTTGACGAACAGTCGCGCCGCCTCATTCTCGATATCAAGCGCGCCATCC contains:
- a CDS encoding DUF4091 domain-containing protein, which codes for MNAKSLLTLLVIVCATAYAGEQAVLTVWTPPPLAKVLRDAVPPPEGPQPLLIQGARNETASAQAAVRPAADIEAAGVSITDLKHRETGAVIPAGAVTLQWERYIAIDRNSEGLPEDELVAKAPNSIPDPFWEGASIPLKAGESQAVWLEAHIPEDAAPGDYEGVLAVTAGDISAQLPVILHVWNFAMPSERHLSVVNWWRFPGLGFEDKIPAYSDEYYRFLGECCTFLAAHRQTDIQSSLSELVQEVKQADGAVGYDTSRFERYAATAFEHGIRQIHLHAVGQLVGPHVSPEGRAEAVPAAMNRLPALEAVIQKNGWQDRVAVNIADEPFISHEQSYAAVVDQVHKMAPSVKVIEAVEAEYFGELDIYVPKLSHLNLWYPRFQEVQREGKELWFYTCCHPVGRYPNRFLDQSLLKARALHWINYLYDLDGYLHWGLNHFYGDEPYTQEAISQRLPLGDRAIVYPGENGFLGSLRLSTMRDGLQDFEYLWVLEDGLRQLKERVGEDAFWLDPRQRPLELCRRVVQSFYDHTRDPDVLMKARRAIAEEIEALQSAPLLVVQTSPPENTFVPAGPRNIGVRGLVAPGASVTVNGSAVAVRESGYFCMTHFMPGDKPVIAVTVEESGEQRSAARSFILERE